The Chondrinema litorale genome includes a window with the following:
- a CDS encoding 3-keto-disaccharide hydrolase, with protein sequence MKMKIKVLIPFLFVASLQFAFAQKSSFKTLFNGKNLNAWSVPDGNQWWSVEDGKLVAKSDPDKTGSILWTKKDYNDFVIVADFKFGDGTVDSGFFLREEREQIQIGESGSLKRDMTCSPYIVGKGYPVEALGVADVLKPDGWNTIKVKAEGNKYTAWLNGKEVMNYKSDSELSSGPIGIQLHPNRDMSIFYKNIKVQELSVEN encoded by the coding sequence ATGAAAATGAAAATCAAGGTTTTGATACCTTTCTTATTTGTTGCTTCCCTACAATTTGCATTTGCGCAAAAATCATCTTTTAAAACTTTATTTAATGGCAAAAACTTAAATGCTTGGTCAGTTCCTGATGGCAACCAATGGTGGTCTGTAGAAGATGGTAAGTTAGTAGCTAAAAGTGACCCAGACAAAACAGGTTCTATCCTTTGGACAAAAAAAGATTACAACGATTTTGTAATCGTAGCAGATTTTAAGTTTGGAGATGGTACAGTAGACTCTGGTTTTTTTCTAAGAGAAGAAAGAGAACAAATTCAAATAGGAGAGTCTGGTTCGCTCAAAAGAGACATGACTTGCTCACCTTACATAGTAGGCAAAGGCTATCCGGTAGAGGCATTGGGTGTGGCTGATGTTTTAAAGCCAGATGGATGGAATACCATTAAGGTAAAAGCAGAAGGCAACAAGTACACAGCTTGGTTAAATGGCAAAGAGGTAATGAATTACAAATCTGATAGTGAGCTAAGTAGTGGACCAATTGGCATACAATTACATCCAAACAGAGATATGAGCATTTTTTACAAAAATATTAAGGTGCAGGAGCTTTCTGTAGAAAATTAA
- a CDS encoding response regulator transcription factor: MKKNVLIVEDDQDIVELLSIHLTDLDCELTKAADGLSGYEYAAKNNYDLIILDLMLPEMDGLEICRKLRAQEIHTPILMLTARAEEIDKVLGLETGADDYITKPFSVREFIARVKAIFRRIKLSEENAAEKKVLSYGNMQIDVAKRKVSLNEQRIELTPKEFDLLYLLASRPGRSYSREELLNIVWGYEFSGYEHTVNSHVNRLRSKIEPNINELTYILTTWGVGYRFNDEW; this comes from the coding sequence ATGAAAAAAAATGTACTCATTGTAGAAGATGATCAGGATATTGTTGAATTACTCAGTATCCATTTAACTGACCTTGACTGTGAACTAACTAAAGCTGCAGATGGACTAAGCGGTTACGAATATGCTGCTAAAAACAACTATGATTTAATCATTCTCGATCTGATGCTACCCGAAATGGATGGCTTGGAGATTTGCCGAAAGTTGAGGGCACAAGAAATTCACACACCGATTTTAATGCTCACGGCCAGAGCCGAAGAAATAGACAAAGTACTAGGACTCGAAACCGGTGCAGATGATTACATTACCAAACCATTTAGTGTAAGGGAATTTATTGCCAGAGTAAAAGCCATTTTTAGAAGAATTAAACTTTCTGAAGAAAATGCAGCCGAAAAGAAAGTTCTCTCTTATGGTAATATGCAAATTGATGTTGCCAAAAGAAAAGTGAGTTTGAACGAACAAAGAATTGAGCTTACACCGAAAGAGTTTGATTTATTATACCTGTTAGCTAGTAGACCGGGCAGAAGTTATAGCCGAGAAGAGCTTTTAAACATTGTTTGGGGCTACGAATTTTCTGGCTACGAACACACTGTAAATTCACATGTAAACCGACTTCGCAGTAAGATTGAACCCAATATTAACGAACTAACATATATACTCACTACTTGGGGAGTGGGATATCGCTTTAACGACGAGTGGTAG
- a CDS encoding sensor histidine kinase, with amino-acid sequence MKSKIAHSLFWRIAATLLLLLSFLGVSYVLITAYMARQYYQETTQRLNADVAQHLIEEVQPFVDGKVNKEALGLIMHSMMAVNPSIEVYLLDKKGEILSYVVMAKDVKLKNIDLEPVNQFIDADTKKLVMGQNPRKPDQNTIFSAARVEENGALQGYVYIILMSGEYEHVSGALWNSYLMRTSTSAFLITLVATLLIGLFIIWLLTRNLRKIVNVVSRFEQGDLHARIDENFKGEMALLSNTFNSMANTILQNIEDLKQVDVLRKELIANVSHDLRTPISVISGYIETLNMKQGNLSAEEQRKYMDTIMKSIEKLKRLVNDLFELSKLEARQVNPKKECFALEEVLSETYQKYQVLAVKKNIQLEIDYQSAPTVYADLSMIERVLQNLMDNAIKYTPEHGKVELKLRENSTEDIEIQIRNTGAGIPESELPNIFDRYYKGAHHSGSTGLGLAIVKNILDIHEAPIKVSSMINQYTDFSFSLPRYVYKS; translated from the coding sequence ATGAAATCAAAAATTGCCCATAGCCTTTTCTGGCGAATCGCAGCTACATTACTACTACTATTGAGTTTTTTGGGAGTTTCTTATGTGCTTATTACAGCATACATGGCTCGCCAATATTACCAAGAAACTACACAAAGATTAAATGCCGATGTAGCCCAACATTTAATTGAGGAAGTTCAGCCTTTTGTTGATGGCAAAGTGAATAAAGAAGCACTTGGCCTCATTATGCATTCTATGATGGCGGTTAACCCAAGTATCGAGGTATACTTGCTAGATAAAAAAGGTGAAATTCTCTCTTATGTGGTAATGGCAAAAGATGTAAAACTGAAAAATATTGATCTTGAACCAGTAAACCAGTTTATAGATGCTGATACTAAAAAGCTAGTGATGGGGCAAAACCCCAGAAAACCAGATCAGAATACAATCTTTTCTGCTGCCAGAGTAGAAGAAAATGGTGCGCTACAGGGCTATGTGTATATCATCTTAATGAGTGGTGAATACGAACATGTTTCGGGAGCTTTGTGGAACAGTTATTTGATGCGAACAAGTACGTCTGCCTTTCTAATTACTTTGGTAGCAACATTGCTCATTGGCTTATTTATTATCTGGCTACTCACCCGAAATTTAAGAAAGATTGTAAATGTTGTAAGCCGCTTTGAGCAAGGTGATTTACATGCTCGAATAGACGAAAACTTTAAAGGCGAAATGGCTTTGCTCTCAAACACTTTTAATAGCATGGCCAATACCATTTTGCAAAACATAGAAGATTTAAAGCAAGTAGATGTTTTGAGAAAAGAGTTAATCGCCAATGTTTCTCACGATTTGCGCACACCTATTTCTGTAATTTCAGGATACATTGAAACACTCAATATGAAACAGGGGAATTTGAGTGCAGAAGAACAGCGGAAATACATGGATACCATTATGAAGAGCATCGAAAAGTTAAAACGACTGGTAAACGACCTTTTCGAACTATCTAAACTAGAAGCCAGACAGGTAAATCCTAAAAAAGAATGCTTTGCTTTGGAGGAAGTACTTTCAGAAACTTATCAGAAATATCAGGTGCTGGCAGTTAAGAAAAACATCCAATTGGAAATTGACTATCAATCTGCTCCAACGGTTTATGCCGATCTTTCTATGATTGAAAGGGTGTTACAAAATCTGATGGATAATGCCATAAAATATACTCCAGAGCATGGCAAAGTAGAATTAAAACTTCGAGAAAACTCCACCGAAGATATAGAAATACAGATTAGAAATACGGGTGCTGGCATTCCTGAAAGTGAGTTGCCTAATATATTCGATAGATATTATAAAGGGGCACATCATTCTGGAAGTACTGGTTTGGGCTTGGCAATTGTGAAAAACATATTAGACATCCATGAAGCACCAATTAAGGTATCGAGCATGATTAACCAGTATACCGACTTTTCTTTTTCATTACCTCGATATGTTTATAAAAGTTGA
- a CDS encoding DM13 domain-containing protein, with product MKNLKLIWLVLALFSFTIVSCDDDDEPDEIIIDSSLPSGTFSASRTGSLTAQNGTPTSGSVELGTDDDGVTYLHFGSNFTTELGTGTVSIYLSTSDTFMADPANGNPDLILVGVVNENGESYFKVSKTVSSSFTHVIIWCGSANIPFGNAQLQ from the coding sequence ATGAAAAATCTGAAACTTATTTGGTTAGTACTCGCCCTTTTTTCTTTCACAATCGTAAGTTGCGACGATGATGATGAACCAGACGAAATCATTATTGACAGTTCATTACCTTCTGGTACTTTTTCCGCTTCAAGAACAGGGTCTTTAACTGCTCAAAACGGAACTCCTACTTCTGGTAGTGTTGAATTAGGTACTGATGACGATGGTGTTACTTACTTACACTTCGGTTCAAACTTTACTACTGAACTAGGTACGGGTACTGTATCTATCTATCTTTCTACATCAGACACTTTTATGGCTGACCCAGCAAACGGTAATCCCGATCTTATTTTAGTGGGTGTTGTAAATGAAAATGGCGAATCTTATTTCAAAGTAAGCAAGACAGTCTCTAGTAGCTTTACCCATGTGATAATTTGGTGTGGATCAGCTAACATCCCATTTGGGAATGCACAACTACAATAG
- a CDS encoding WD40/YVTN/BNR-like repeat-containing protein encodes MKIRNIGPAAMSGRVTAIDAITDNPDVIYIGTASGGVWKSESGGISWEPIFDQEKALSIGAIAINQQNPDVIWAGTGEGNPRNSQSSGYGIYKSLDGGKNWKLMGLENTRNIHRIIINKNNPDIVYAGVQGSAWGAHPERGVYKTTDGGDTWEKILYVNDRTGVADLVVDPQNPDKLVVALWEFKRDAWYFKSGGEGSGLYTTIDGGKNWEKQTPEDGIPEGELGRMGLAIAPSNPDIIYALIEAKEDGLYKSSDGGETWDLVSKNDIGNRPFYYSDLFVDPVNENRLYNVYGIVKVSIDGGKSFSNFLVKHNTSNDLHVDHHALYIHPTDPTFIMDGSDGGLAISRDKGQHWQFAENLPLGQFYHINVDNEIPYNVYGGLQDNGCWKGPAYVWRIRGIRNSYFEKLSYGDGFDVVPDPEDSRYGYSMRQGGSLVWYDSETGSQDFIKPQHPEEDELRFNWNSGIALDPLAPGTVYYGSQYLFKSTDRGKSWEVISPDLTTNDPEKLKLQKKTGGLTYDVTKAETFMSIISVAASPVKEGVIWVGTDDGNVQVTQDGGKSWTNVINNITGVAAESWITQIRASNKNEGEAFVVINNYRRNDWTPWVYKTSDFGKTWTRLVDENDVWGYCLSFVQDPVEPNLMFTGTEFGLYFSIDGGKNWNEWGDDYPNVSTMDLAIQEREADLVMGTFGRSVWVLDDIRPLRALAAEGKELLSKKVNIFPAPDTYLAFEREAAGDIYAGDAVYAGENRELGAMLSFSLSDLKMKEGEAKVPTKDSVDVQIISEAGEIIRNLKVEAEKGVNRFVWKLDRKGVRSPMTPAKKDTEEEGGIPILPGTYTVSIKYDGDSSSTTVKVLPDPRFDIPVAEMVARNKQIDKVLKLTELATTAADQLREAKETISFVKKQYSDLEKAQEIISKGDSLKSEITTLLETIIPDKDVKGIVYRDHLLSTKLNNAMGYLKGNTGSPSVNELLALEKAEKALKATLEPINAFFKKEWNAYQSEVEKIEKPVIKEYEAIDVGQE; translated from the coding sequence ATGAAAATCAGAAACATCGGGCCTGCTGCTATGAGTGGAAGGGTTACAGCCATAGATGCTATTACAGATAACCCAGATGTAATTTACATTGGAACAGCTTCTGGTGGAGTCTGGAAATCTGAAAGTGGGGGAATTAGTTGGGAGCCTATCTTCGATCAAGAGAAAGCCCTTTCTATTGGAGCAATTGCGATTAACCAACAAAACCCAGACGTAATTTGGGCAGGAACGGGAGAAGGCAATCCAAGAAACAGCCAGTCTAGTGGATATGGAATTTACAAAAGCTTGGATGGAGGTAAAAACTGGAAGTTGATGGGTTTAGAAAATACCCGAAACATCCACAGAATCATCATTAATAAAAACAATCCTGATATTGTTTATGCAGGTGTACAAGGTTCAGCTTGGGGAGCACATCCAGAAAGAGGCGTTTACAAAACCACCGATGGTGGTGATACTTGGGAAAAGATTTTATATGTAAATGATAGAACCGGAGTAGCCGACTTGGTGGTTGATCCGCAAAACCCAGATAAGCTGGTAGTAGCTCTTTGGGAGTTTAAACGCGATGCTTGGTATTTTAAATCGGGTGGTGAAGGTTCAGGTTTATATACCACAATTGATGGTGGCAAAAATTGGGAGAAACAAACACCAGAAGATGGCATTCCAGAAGGGGAGTTGGGTAGAATGGGTTTAGCCATTGCGCCAAGTAATCCCGATATTATCTATGCATTAATTGAAGCGAAAGAAGATGGTTTGTATAAATCGTCTGATGGAGGAGAAACTTGGGATTTAGTAAGCAAAAATGATATTGGAAACAGACCATTCTATTATTCAGATTTGTTTGTTGATCCAGTAAATGAGAACAGGTTATATAATGTATATGGAATTGTAAAAGTCAGTATTGATGGAGGTAAGTCTTTTTCTAATTTTCTTGTAAAGCACAATACTTCAAACGATTTGCATGTAGATCATCATGCGCTATATATCCACCCGACAGACCCAACTTTTATTATGGATGGTAGTGATGGAGGTTTGGCAATTAGTCGTGATAAAGGCCAACACTGGCAATTTGCCGAAAATCTACCTTTAGGTCAGTTTTATCATATCAATGTAGATAATGAAATTCCATACAACGTATATGGAGGTTTGCAAGATAATGGATGTTGGAAAGGCCCGGCTTATGTTTGGAGAATTAGAGGCATAAGAAACAGCTATTTTGAAAAGCTTTCTTATGGAGATGGTTTTGATGTAGTTCCCGATCCGGAAGATAGTAGATATGGTTATTCGATGAGGCAAGGTGGAAGTTTAGTTTGGTACGATTCCGAAACGGGAAGTCAAGATTTTATTAAACCTCAACATCCAGAAGAAGATGAACTACGCTTTAACTGGAATTCAGGGATTGCCCTAGACCCACTCGCACCGGGTACGGTTTATTATGGTAGCCAATATTTGTTTAAAAGTACCGACAGGGGTAAAAGCTGGGAGGTAATTTCACCTGATCTTACTACCAATGATCCCGAAAAACTCAAATTGCAAAAAAAAACTGGTGGACTTACCTATGATGTTACCAAAGCAGAAACTTTTATGTCTATTATTTCAGTTGCTGCCAGTCCGGTAAAAGAAGGAGTTATCTGGGTGGGTACTGATGATGGCAATGTGCAAGTAACACAAGATGGAGGCAAATCTTGGACAAATGTAATTAATAATATTACTGGTGTTGCAGCAGAAAGCTGGATTACCCAAATAAGAGCTTCCAACAAAAATGAAGGTGAGGCTTTTGTAGTCATCAATAATTATCGCCGAAACGATTGGACTCCTTGGGTTTATAAAACCTCAGACTTTGGCAAAACATGGACAAGACTAGTTGATGAAAATGATGTGTGGGGTTATTGCTTGAGTTTTGTACAAGACCCAGTAGAGCCAAATTTGATGTTTACCGGAACGGAGTTTGGCTTGTATTTTAGTATTGATGGTGGAAAAAATTGGAACGAGTGGGGAGATGACTACCCGAATGTTTCAACTATGGATTTGGCTATTCAAGAAAGAGAAGCGGATTTGGTAATGGGCACTTTTGGCCGTTCAGTTTGGGTACTAGACGATATTAGACCTCTGAGAGCTTTAGCCGCAGAAGGCAAAGAATTGCTTAGTAAAAAAGTAAATATTTTTCCTGCTCCAGATACCTATTTGGCTTTTGAAAGAGAAGCTGCCGGAGATATTTATGCAGGTGATGCGGTTTATGCTGGCGAAAATAGAGAGTTAGGAGCCATGCTTTCATTTTCATTAAGTGATTTAAAAATGAAAGAAGGAGAGGCCAAGGTTCCCACAAAAGATTCTGTAGATGTACAAATTATAAGCGAAGCAGGTGAGATTATCAGAAATCTGAAAGTAGAAGCTGAAAAAGGTGTTAACCGTTTTGTATGGAAACTCGATAGAAAAGGTGTAAGAAGCCCAATGACTCCAGCTAAGAAAGATACCGAAGAAGAAGGTGGTATTCCGATTCTGCCTGGTACATATACAGTGTCAATAAAATATGATGGTGACAGTAGTTCTACAACTGTAAAAGTGTTGCCAGACCCAAGGTTTGATATTCCTGTAGCAGAAATGGTTGCCAGAAATAAGCAAATTGATAAAGTGCTTAAATTAACAGAACTGGCGACAACAGCAGCAGATCAGTTAAGAGAAGCAAAAGAGACTATATCTTTTGTTAAAAAGCAGTATAGTGATTTAGAAAAAGCACAGGAAATAATTAGTAAAGGCGATTCATTAAAATCTGAAATTACTACACTTTTAGAAACCATTATTCCTGATAAGGATGTAAAAGGAATTGTTTACCGAGATCATTTACTTAGCACTAAGTTGAATAATGCAATGGGTTATTTAAAAGGTAATACAGGAAGCCCAAGTGTGAATGAATTGCTTGCTTTAGAAAAAGCAGAAAAAGCACTCAAAGCAACCTTAGAACCAATTAATGCATTTTTTAAGAAAGAGTGGAATGCATACCAAAGTGAAGTTGAAAAAATTGAGAAGCCAGTAATTAAAGAATATGAGGCAATTGATGTAGGGCAAGAATAG
- a CDS encoding VPS10 domain-containing protein, which translates to MQNNYKGNVVKLLLGVLTLFFMHPLLAQKIDSEKLKGMKVRNIGPAGMSGRVTSIDAVTSNPDIIYVGTASGGLWKSESGGIAWKPIFDHEKAASIGAVAINQQNPDIIWVGTGEGNPRNSQSSGYGIYKSLDAGKTWTLMGLENTRNIHKIIINKNNPDIVYAGVQGSAWGAHPERGVFKTTDGGKTWEKVLYVNDRTGIADMVVDPQNPDKLVAALWDFKRDAWYFKSGGEGSGLYVTLDGGKNWEKQTSEDGMPEGELGRMGLAIAPSNPNIIYVLVEAKKNALYKSEDGGVTWKMVSDKDVGNRPFYYSDLYVDPKNENRLYNVYGIVKVSEDGGKTFSDLLAWHNKPTDIHVDHHAWYIHPENPAFMMDGNDGGMAITRDHGKNWRFVENLPVGQFYHINVDNEIPYNVYGGMQDNGSWRGPGYVWRKGGIKNEYFEEVSFGDGFDVVPDPEDSRYGYTMWQGGNLLRYDFETGQQDYMKPLHPNEDELRYNWNTGIALDPLKPGTVYYGSQYLFKSTDKGYTWEVISPDLTTNDPEKAKLQKETGGLTYDVTNAENFMTIISIAPSPVQEGVIWAGTDDGNLQVTQDGGKNWVNVIGNIKEVPKGSWITQIRASNQNAGEAFVVINNYRRNDWTPWVYQTTDYGKSWKRLVDENDVWGYCLSFIQDAEEPKLMFLGTEFGLYYSIDAGENWNKWGKDYPTVSTMDLAIQPREQDLVIGTFGRAVWVLDDIRPLRALASEGKELLSEKVKVYPAPDAYLAYEREALGAHFGGASNFAGDNRDMGAMITFSLSELKMKEGKDKAPEKDSVDVEILNASGKVIRNLKVEAKTGINRFTWSLDQKGVRNPGTKKNENAPEPSGLPVLPGTYTVKVKYNDAASETTVKVLPDPRYDIPAAELAARNDASEKVMKYIEIATEAADHLREAKADISFVKKQYKDVKSAKAVLDNGDELKKKIDELLKTIIGDQDAKGIVYSADLLSSKLSRAMTYLTGNKGKLNKTELMAIEKAEAALKTTLEPINTFFKDEWNAYQNEVDSVEVPLIKKYDTIDVGQ; encoded by the coding sequence ATGCAAAACAATTACAAAGGAAACGTTGTGAAACTCCTACTCGGAGTTTTAACCTTATTTTTTATGCATCCACTTTTGGCACAGAAGATAGACTCTGAAAAACTAAAAGGGATGAAAGTCCGGAACATTGGCCCAGCTGGAATGAGCGGTAGGGTAACCAGTATAGATGCTGTAACAAGCAATCCGGATATTATATATGTAGGTACTGCTTCTGGTGGTTTATGGAAATCTGAAAGTGGTGGAATAGCATGGAAACCCATCTTCGATCACGAAAAAGCAGCATCAATTGGAGCTGTAGCAATCAATCAGCAAAACCCAGATATAATTTGGGTAGGCACAGGAGAAGGAAACCCAAGAAATAGCCAGTCTAGTGGTTATGGAATTTATAAAAGCCTTGATGCTGGTAAAACTTGGACTTTAATGGGATTGGAAAATACCAGAAATATCCATAAGATCATCATCAATAAAAACAACCCTGATATAGTTTATGCAGGTGTGCAAGGTTCTGCTTGGGGAGCACATCCCGAACGTGGTGTTTTTAAAACCACGGATGGTGGCAAAACTTGGGAAAAGGTATTGTATGTGAATGATAGAACCGGAATCGCCGATATGGTAGTTGATCCACAAAATCCAGATAAGTTGGTAGCTGCACTTTGGGATTTTAAAAGAGATGCCTGGTACTTTAAATCTGGTGGTGAAGGTTCTGGTTTGTATGTTACACTAGATGGTGGTAAAAACTGGGAAAAACAAACCTCTGAAGATGGCATGCCAGAAGGTGAACTTGGAAGAATGGGATTGGCAATTGCCCCAAGTAATCCGAACATTATTTATGTATTGGTAGAAGCGAAAAAGAATGCTTTGTATAAGTCAGAAGATGGTGGAGTTACATGGAAAATGGTAAGCGACAAAGATGTAGGAAACCGCCCTTTCTATTATTCAGATTTATATGTTGACCCTAAAAATGAAAATAGACTATATAATGTATATGGGATTGTAAAAGTGAGTGAAGATGGGGGCAAGACTTTTAGCGATTTGCTAGCTTGGCATAATAAACCAACAGATATACATGTAGACCACCATGCTTGGTATATCCACCCAGAAAATCCTGCATTTATGATGGATGGCAACGATGGAGGTATGGCAATTACCAGAGATCATGGGAAAAACTGGCGATTTGTTGAGAACCTTCCAGTTGGTCAGTTTTATCACATCAATGTAGATAATGAAATTCCTTATAATGTTTATGGTGGAATGCAAGATAATGGAAGTTGGAGAGGTCCGGGCTATGTTTGGCGAAAGGGCGGAATTAAAAACGAATATTTCGAAGAGGTTTCTTTCGGAGATGGTTTCGATGTAGTGCCAGACCCAGAAGATAGCCGATATGGCTATACCATGTGGCAAGGTGGTAATTTACTCCGCTACGATTTTGAAACTGGTCAGCAAGATTACATGAAGCCGCTGCATCCAAACGAAGACGAGTTAAGGTATAACTGGAACACAGGAATTGCACTTGATCCATTAAAACCTGGAACTGTTTATTATGGTAGCCAGTATCTTTTCAAAAGCACAGACAAAGGTTATACATGGGAAGTGATTTCACCAGACTTAACTACCAATGACCCAGAAAAAGCCAAATTACAAAAAGAAACTGGTGGTTTAACTTATGATGTTACCAATGCAGAAAACTTTATGACCATTATCTCCATTGCACCAAGTCCGGTACAAGAAGGAGTAATTTGGGCTGGAACTGACGATGGTAATTTACAGGTGACTCAAGATGGTGGAAAAAATTGGGTGAATGTTATCGGGAATATCAAAGAAGTGCCGAAAGGTAGTTGGATTACACAGATAAGAGCTTCTAACCAAAATGCCGGAGAAGCCTTTGTAGTCATCAACAATTATCGCCGCAACGACTGGACTCCTTGGGTATATCAAACAACAGATTATGGCAAAAGCTGGAAAAGATTAGTAGATGAAAATGATGTTTGGGGATACTGCCTCAGTTTTATTCAAGATGCCGAAGAGCCAAAATTGATGTTTTTAGGTACTGAGTTCGGTTTGTACTATAGCATTGATGCAGGAGAAAACTGGAATAAGTGGGGCAAAGACTATCCTACAGTTTCAACTATGGATTTGGCGATTCAACCTAGAGAGCAAGATTTAGTTATTGGCACATTTGGTCGTGCAGTGTGGGTGTTAGACGATATTAGACCTTTAAGAGCTTTGGCTAGTGAGGGCAAGGAGTTACTAAGTGAAAAAGTAAAAGTTTACCCAGCACCAGATGCTTATTTAGCATACGAAAGAGAAGCTTTAGGAGCACACTTTGGTGGAGCTTCAAACTTTGCTGGTGACAATAGAGACATGGGAGCAATGATCACTTTTTCTCTAAGTGAGCTAAAAATGAAAGAAGGAAAAGACAAAGCACCAGAAAAAGATTCGGTTGATGTAGAAATTTTAAATGCATCTGGTAAAGTGATTAGAAACCTGAAAGTTGAAGCCAAAACCGGAATCAATAGGTTTACATGGAGTCTTGATCAAAAAGGAGTTAGAAACCCGGGAACCAAAAAGAATGAAAATGCACCTGAACCAAGTGGATTACCAGTATTACCGGGAACTTATACTGTAAAAGTAAAATACAATGATGCTGCCAGTGAAACTACTGTAAAAGTTTTACCAGACCCTCGATACGATATACCAGCAGCAGAGCTAGCTGCCAGAAACGATGCTTCGGAGAAGGTGATGAAATACATTGAAATAGCAACAGAAGCGGCTGATCATTTAAGAGAAGCGAAAGCAGACATCAGTTTTGTTAAAAAGCAGTACAAAGATGTAAAAAGTGCTAAAGCTGTGTTGGATAACGGGGATGAGTTAAAGAAAAAGATTGACGAATTGCTCAAAACCATTATCGGAGATCAAGATGCTAAAGGGATTGTTTACAGTGCAGATTTATTGAGTAGCAAACTTTCTAGAGCGATGACTTACCTTACTGGCAACAAAGGAAAACTCAACAAAACTGAGTTAATGGCCATAGAAAAAGCAGAAGCAGCACTCAAAACTACTTTAGAACCTATCAATACTTTCTTTAAAGATGAGTGGAATGCTTATCAAAATGAAGTGGATAGTGTAGAAGTTCCTCTTATAAAAAAATACGACACCATAGATGTAGGGCAATAA
- a CDS encoding FGGY-family carbohydrate kinase yields the protein MEKAIAIFDIGKTNKKFLVFNSEFEILHEESIHVPETVDDDGFSCDNLEVITQWVYDTFNKNYQNDKYQITKLNFATYGASFVYLDENGKPCTPLYNYLKPMPEELLQQFYNTYGGKVEVCRKTASPSLGMLNSGLQLYWLKHTKPDKFKKVKYALHLPQYMSYLFSKKPFTEITSIGCHTFLWNYENDSYHQWVEGEGISIKFPDITRSDHTLPAANYQGLQVGAGLHDSSASLIPYLQGVMEPFALISTGTWSIVLNPFSKDPLTEEMLDKDCLNFLTYKGKTVRASRLFLGHVHDTLSRKIENHFKAGVYQIHQIEPDLDLISSFLNGNYQYDKYAINQEGKLTPDFQFEEYKNLSTAYHHLFFILITLQCKSIKLAIGSSKINKLIISGGFAKSTLYKRLLASLLPSYEIYIAELKESTASGAAMAITSNIDEVAIQKICNLEHVIPFAKAEI from the coding sequence ATGGAAAAAGCAATAGCCATTTTTGACATTGGTAAAACCAATAAGAAGTTTTTGGTTTTTAATAGTGAGTTTGAAATTCTGCATGAAGAAAGCATACATGTTCCTGAAACAGTAGACGATGATGGTTTCTCATGTGATAACCTCGAAGTGATTACCCAATGGGTTTACGACACTTTTAATAAGAACTACCAAAACGATAAATACCAGATTACTAAGTTGAACTTCGCTACTTATGGAGCAAGCTTTGTTTATCTGGATGAAAATGGCAAACCATGTACGCCACTCTACAATTACCTTAAGCCAATGCCCGAAGAATTGCTCCAGCAATTTTATAATACTTATGGTGGTAAAGTTGAAGTTTGCAGAAAAACAGCCTCTCCTTCTTTGGGTATGTTAAATTCAGGTTTGCAACTTTACTGGCTAAAACATACAAAACCAGATAAATTTAAAAAGGTAAAATATGCTCTTCATTTACCGCAATACATGAGTTATTTGTTTAGCAAAAAACCTTTTACCGAAATAACCAGTATTGGCTGCCATACTTTTTTGTGGAACTACGAAAATGATAGTTACCATCAATGGGTAGAAGGTGAAGGTATAAGTATAAAGTTTCCAGATATTACTCGTTCAGATCACACTTTGCCAGCCGCTAATTATCAAGGTTTGCAAGTTGGTGCTGGCTTACACGATAGTAGTGCTTCCCTAATTCCCTATTTACAAGGTGTTATGGAACCATTCGCTTTAATATCTACTGGCACTTGGAGTATCGTTTTAAATCCTTTCAGCAAAGACCCGCTTACTGAAGAAATGTTGGATAAAGATTGTCTCAACTTTCTTACCTATAAAGGTAAAACAGTAAGAGCATCCAGACTTTTTCTTGGACATGTGCATGATACGCTAAGTAGAAAGATAGAAAATCATTTTAAGGCCGGAGTTTATCAAATCCATCAAATTGAACCCGATCTTGATTTGATCTCTTCATTTTTGAATGGCAACTATCAATACGATAAATACGCTATTAATCAAGAAGGAAAACTCACCCCTGATTTTCAATTTGAAGAATACAAAAATTTAAGCACTGCATATCACCATCTGTTTTTTATTTTAATCACCTTACAATGCAAATCGATCAAGTTGGCAATAGGCAGCTCTAAAATTAATAAGTTGATTATAAGTGGTGGTTTTGCTAAAAGTACTTTATATAAAAGGTTGTTAGCTTCATTACTACCAAGCTATGAAATTTACATTGCAGAGTTAAAAGAGTCTACTGCTTCAGGAGCTGCTATGGCAATCACCTCTAACATCGACGAAGTTGCCATTCAAAAAATCTGTAATCTGGAACATGTAATTCCATTTGCAAAAGCAGAGATATAA